The following proteins are encoded in a genomic region of Shinella zoogloeoides:
- a CDS encoding AraC family transcriptional regulator has product MSENEIWAAYEKRLLRVSAYIHEHLDEDLDLGRLSEIACLSAHHWHRVYRAVHNETLAATVRRLRLHRAAGDLVRSERSVRDIAVRWGYPNLQSFTRTFAAAYGMPPARYRREGSHRAYAPESDEESSRMFDVTIRTLAEQPLLAVPHTGSYMGIGKAFEALYGTLFSRNLFRPDMRMIGLFLDDPDLVAEEKLRSFACVTADENTPAEPPLTRRVLAGGDYAVLRHQGPYANMDAAYRWLYGTWLPASGRSIRDEVMFELYLNNPREVPPNELLTEICLPLQPVAV; this is encoded by the coding sequence ATGAGCGAGAACGAGATCTGGGCGGCCTATGAAAAACGCCTGCTGCGGGTTTCCGCCTATATCCACGAACATCTGGACGAGGACCTGGACCTCGGCCGGCTTTCCGAGATCGCCTGCCTTTCCGCCCATCACTGGCACCGCGTCTACCGCGCCGTGCACAACGAGACGCTGGCGGCGACCGTGCGCCGGCTGCGTCTCCATCGTGCGGCGGGCGATCTGGTGCGCAGCGAGCGCTCCGTCCGGGACATCGCCGTGCGATGGGGCTATCCCAACCTGCAATCCTTCACGCGCACCTTCGCGGCCGCCTATGGCATGCCGCCGGCGCGCTACCGCAGGGAGGGTTCCCATCGCGCCTATGCCCCCGAAAGCGACGAGGAGTCTTCGCGCATGTTCGACGTCACCATCCGTACCCTTGCCGAGCAGCCGCTGCTCGCCGTTCCCCATACCGGATCCTATATGGGTATCGGCAAGGCCTTCGAGGCGCTTTACGGCACGCTCTTTTCCCGCAACCTTTTCCGGCCGGACATGCGCATGATCGGTCTCTTCCTCGACGATCCCGATCTGGTGGCGGAGGAGAAGCTGCGCTCCTTCGCCTGCGTCACCGCTGATGAGAATACCCCCGCCGAGCCGCCCCTGACGCGGCGCGTCCTGGCGGGCGGCGACTATGCCGTGCTGCGCCATCAGGGGCCCTATGCGAATATGGACGCGGCCTATCGGTGGCTCTACGGCACATGGCTGCCCGCCTCCGGCCGCTCGATCCGCGACGAGGTGATGTTCGAGCTATATCTCAACAATCCCCGCGAGGTGCCGCCGAACGAGTTGCTGACGGAAATCTGCCTGCCGCTACAGCCGGTTGCCGTCTAG
- the recA gene encoding recombinase RecA has translation MAQNTLRLVEDKTVDKSKALEAALSQIERSFGKGSIMKLGGKDSVIEVETVSTGSLSLDVALGIGGLPKGRIIEIYGPESSGKTTLALQTIAESQKKGGICAFVDAEHALDPVYARKLGVDLENLLISQPDTGEQALEITDTLVRSGAIDVLVVDSVAALTPRAEIEGEMGESLPGLQARLMSQALRKLTASISKSNTMVIFINQIRMKIGVVYGSPEVTTGGNALKFYASVRLDIRRIGAVKERDEVIGNQTRVKVVKNKMAPPFKQVEFDIMYGEGVSKTGELIDLGVKAGIVEKSGAWFSYNSQRLGQGRENAKTFLRDNPDLAREIEMTLRQNAGLIADRFLENGGPDPNDGDDGEP, from the coding sequence ATGGCACAGAACACTTTGCGGCTCGTAGAGGATAAAACAGTGGATAAAAGCAAGGCACTCGAAGCGGCTCTCTCTCAGATCGAGCGCTCCTTCGGCAAGGGCTCCATCATGAAGCTCGGCGGAAAGGACAGCGTCATCGAGGTCGAGACGGTTTCGACGGGCTCTCTCAGCCTCGACGTCGCGCTCGGCATCGGCGGCCTGCCGAAGGGCCGCATCATCGAGATCTACGGTCCGGAAAGCTCGGGCAAGACGACCTTGGCGCTCCAGACCATTGCCGAATCCCAGAAGAAGGGCGGCATCTGCGCCTTCGTCGATGCCGAACACGCACTTGACCCGGTCTATGCCCGCAAGCTCGGCGTCGACCTGGAAAACCTGCTGATCTCGCAGCCCGACACCGGCGAGCAGGCGCTCGAGATCACCGACACGCTGGTACGCTCCGGCGCCATCGACGTGCTGGTCGTCGATTCGGTCGCCGCGCTCACGCCGCGCGCCGAAATCGAGGGCGAGATGGGCGAAAGCCTGCCGGGCCTTCAGGCCCGCCTGATGAGCCAGGCGCTGCGCAAGCTGACGGCCTCCATCTCCAAGTCCAACACGATGGTCATCTTCATCAACCAGATCCGCATGAAGATCGGCGTCGTCTACGGCTCGCCGGAAGTGACGACGGGCGGCAATGCGCTGAAGTTCTATGCTTCCGTCCGCCTCGACATCCGCCGCATCGGCGCGGTCAAGGAGCGCGACGAGGTCATCGGCAACCAGACCCGCGTCAAGGTCGTCAAGAACAAGATGGCCCCGCCCTTCAAGCAGGTCGAATTCGACATCATGTATGGAGAGGGCGTCTCCAAGACGGGCGAGCTTATCGACCTCGGCGTCAAGGCCGGCATCGTCGAGAAGTCTGGCGCCTGGTTCTCCTACAACAGCCAGCGTCTCGGCCAGGGCCGCGAGAACGCCAAGACGTTCCTGCGCGACAACCCGGATCTTGCCCGCGAGATCGAGATGACGCTGCGCCAGAATGCCGGCCTGATCGCCGACCGCTTCCTGGAAAACGGCGGTCCGGACCCGAACGACGGCGACGACGGCGAGCCCTGA
- the radC gene encoding RadC family protein: MTGSRGRTDISPSIFTADDPAGIDDLFGPGDERGHFYERPARAAPAKPIPAAVEDKHYHGHRERLRTRFRDNGDTALADYEILELLLFRLIPRRDTKPVAKALLDRFGTLSGVFGATPALLQEVKGIGDAVALDLKLVSAVAQRTLKSEIRNKTVLASWSSVIQYCHAAMAHEPREQFRILFLDKRNTLIADEVQGHGTVDHTPVYPREVVRRALELSATAIILVHNHPSGDPTPSRADIDMTKTIVETARPLGITVHDHIIIGKDGHASLKGLRLM, encoded by the coding sequence ATGACGGGATCGCGCGGCCGCACGGACATTTCGCCCTCCATCTTCACGGCGGACGATCCGGCGGGCATCGACGATCTTTTCGGTCCCGGCGACGAGCGCGGGCACTTCTACGAGCGCCCTGCCCGCGCCGCACCCGCCAAGCCGATCCCCGCCGCCGTGGAAGACAAGCACTATCACGGCCACCGCGAGCGCCTGCGCACCCGCTTCCGCGACAATGGCGACACGGCGCTCGCCGATTATGAGATTCTCGAATTGCTGCTCTTCCGCCTGATCCCCCGCCGCGACACCAAGCCAGTGGCCAAGGCCCTGCTCGACCGCTTCGGCACGCTGTCCGGCGTCTTCGGCGCAACGCCCGCGCTGCTGCAGGAGGTCAAGGGCATCGGCGACGCGGTAGCGCTGGACCTGAAGCTCGTCTCCGCCGTCGCCCAGCGCACGCTGAAGAGCGAGATCCGCAACAAGACGGTGCTCGCCTCCTGGTCGTCGGTCATCCAGTATTGCCACGCCGCCATGGCGCACGAGCCGCGCGAGCAGTTCCGCATCCTCTTCCTCGACAAGCGCAACACGCTGATCGCCGACGAGGTGCAGGGCCACGGCACGGTCGACCATACGCCGGTCTATCCGCGCGAGGTGGTGCGCCGCGCCCTGGAACTGTCGGCGACGGCCATTATCCTGGTCCACAACCATCCTTCCGGTGATCCGACCCCGTCGCGGGCGGATATCGACATGACGAAGACCATCGTGGAGACGGCCCGGCCGCTCGGCATCACGGTGCATGACCACATCATCATCGGCAAGGACGGCCACGCCAGCCTCAAGGGGCTGCGGCTCATGTAG
- a CDS encoding SulP family inorganic anion transporter has protein sequence MTDTLMPKLASVFAEGYSPARLRADALAGLTVAIVALPLSMAIAIASGVTPDRGLYTAIVGGFLVSALGGSRFQVGGPAGAFIVLVSATAARHGVEGLLLATFLSGIMLAIAGYLRLGKYIKFIPYPVTVGFTAGIAIIIFSSQIGELLGLKLEGREPGPIIEKLAALWAARPTFNLAAFGVAGLTIAVILLLRRFRPSWPNLLIAVAVASAATALLALPADTIGTRFGGIPRSLPVPALPSFSPDLVVAVLPDAVAFALLGAIESLLSAVVADGMTGRRHRSSMELVAQGFANVGSALFGGICVTGTIARTATNVRSGATSPVSGMLHALFLLIFMLVAAPLASYIPLAALAGVLAVVSFNMIERPAIGALFRSSRGDAAVLVVTFLLVVFRDLTEGIVVGFLLGAVLFIDRMGKAVDIREETVPRLVRAIEEAGEDSGLPERPVVADDPDTVVYRISGVFFFGAAASVGSVLDRIADQRRNFVLDCTDVPLLDSTAASVIEGLVRKADRAGVRVFIAGLKPDMRRLLEAHELHAPRVTYTATANAALAEIAGRPAEN, from the coding sequence ATGACCGATACATTGATGCCGAAGCTCGCCAGCGTTTTCGCGGAGGGCTACAGCCCCGCGCGTCTGCGCGCCGATGCGCTTGCCGGCCTCACCGTGGCGATCGTTGCCCTGCCGCTTTCCATGGCGATCGCCATCGCCTCGGGCGTCACGCCCGACCGCGGCCTCTACACCGCCATCGTCGGCGGCTTCCTCGTCTCCGCGCTCGGCGGCAGCCGCTTCCAGGTGGGCGGGCCGGCGGGCGCCTTCATCGTGCTGGTCTCGGCAACCGCCGCCCGGCACGGGGTCGAGGGCCTGCTGCTCGCCACCTTCCTCTCCGGCATCATGCTGGCCATCGCCGGCTATCTCCGGCTCGGCAAATACATCAAGTTCATCCCCTATCCGGTGACCGTGGGCTTCACGGCCGGCATCGCCATCATCATCTTCTCCAGCCAGATCGGCGAGCTGCTGGGGCTGAAGCTCGAAGGCCGCGAGCCGGGGCCGATCATCGAGAAGCTCGCCGCGCTCTGGGCCGCGCGGCCCACCTTCAACCTCGCCGCCTTCGGTGTTGCGGGGCTCACCATCGCGGTCATCCTGCTTCTGCGCCGCTTCCGCCCCTCCTGGCCGAACCTTCTCATCGCGGTCGCCGTCGCCTCGGCCGCGACCGCCCTCCTCGCCCTGCCGGCGGACACCATCGGCACCCGCTTCGGCGGCATCCCGCGCAGCCTGCCTGTTCCGGCTCTGCCCTCCTTCTCGCCCGACCTTGTCGTCGCCGTGTTGCCCGATGCGGTCGCCTTCGCCCTGCTCGGCGCGATCGAATCGCTGCTCTCCGCCGTCGTCGCCGACGGCATGACGGGCCGGCGGCATCGCTCCAGCATGGAGCTCGTCGCGCAGGGCTTCGCCAATGTCGGCTCGGCGCTCTTCGGCGGAATCTGCGTGACCGGCACCATCGCCCGCACGGCGACGAATGTCCGCTCCGGCGCCACCAGCCCGGTCTCCGGCATGCTGCATGCCCTCTTCCTGCTCATCTTCATGCTCGTCGCCGCGCCGCTCGCCAGCTACATTCCGCTCGCCGCCCTTGCCGGCGTACTCGCCGTCGTCTCCTTCAACATGATCGAGCGCCCGGCCATCGGCGCACTCTTCCGCTCCTCGCGCGGCGACGCGGCGGTGCTCGTCGTGACCTTCCTCCTTGTCGTCTTCCGCGATCTCACCGAAGGCATCGTCGTCGGCTTCCTGCTCGGCGCCGTGCTCTTCATCGACCGCATGGGCAAGGCGGTGGATATCCGGGAGGAAACCGTGCCGCGCCTCGTGCGCGCCATCGAGGAGGCCGGCGAGGACAGCGGCCTGCCCGAGCGGCCGGTCGTGGCGGACGATCCGGATACGGTCGTCTATCGCATCAGCGGCGTGTTCTTCTTCGGCGCGGCCGCCAGCGTCGGCTCCGTGCTCGACCGCATCGCCGACCAGCGGCGCAATTTCGTGCTCGACTGCACCGACGTGCCGCTGCTCGATTCCACCGCCGCTAGCGTCATCGAAGGGCTGGTGCGCAAGGCCGACCGCGCGGGCGTCCGCGTCTTCATCGCCGGATTGAAACCGGACATGCGGCGGCTGCTGGAGGCCCACGAGCTGCACGCCCCGCGCGTCACCTATACGGCGACAGCCAATGCCGCCCTGGCGGAAATCGCCGGCAGGCCGGCGGAAAATTAG
- a CDS encoding GGDEF domain-containing protein yields MIEDVISISTLMICTFLSTMVVGIFMLQVWLTDRRHAAAGYWCLSMWVGSACTLLFALRPIGLPVLTVGLGNAFAASGYAFMWAGFRVFDRRSASLLVVLVGPLLWSVAYLGFDAVASDVNNRIILSSIIIAAYSGAIGIDIWRGRKVERLPTRSIAALFFVTHGMIYFLRVPLAIFFPAPLADGTAHSAWFAIFSLELFAHTILAAVAMLVLIKERGEAIYRQASRTDALTGIANRGSFLEDVRVHLSGKGEGTLMIFDLDRFKAINDTYGHVAGDAVLKRFSARVSSWLDEGMLFCRFGGEEFALFAPGQGAERAEPFAEALLREIAAMSVTCEGREIGVSVSIGLADVAAFGADFDRLHSAADSALYAAKEAGRNRVMLARPGGNLTALAERMRISPEQSGISIAG; encoded by the coding sequence TTGATTGAAGACGTCATCAGCATCTCGACCTTGATGATCTGCACCTTCCTGTCGACCATGGTCGTCGGGATTTTCATGCTGCAGGTCTGGCTCACCGACCGGCGCCATGCGGCGGCCGGCTACTGGTGCCTGTCCATGTGGGTGGGCTCGGCCTGCACGCTGCTCTTCGCGTTGCGGCCCATCGGCCTGCCGGTTCTGACCGTCGGCCTCGGCAATGCGTTCGCCGCCTCCGGCTACGCCTTCATGTGGGCCGGCTTCCGGGTCTTCGACCGCCGCTCCGCCAGTCTTCTGGTCGTGCTGGTGGGGCCGCTGCTCTGGAGCGTCGCCTATCTCGGCTTCGACGCGGTGGCGAGCGATGTCAACAACCGTATCATCCTGTCCTCGATCATCATCGCCGCCTATTCGGGCGCCATCGGCATCGATATCTGGCGCGGCCGCAAGGTCGAGCGGCTGCCGACCCGATCCATCGCCGCGCTTTTCTTCGTGACGCATGGCATGATCTACTTCCTGCGCGTGCCGCTGGCGATCTTCTTCCCTGCGCCACTCGCAGACGGAACGGCGCATTCGGCCTGGTTCGCCATCTTCTCGCTGGAGCTCTTCGCCCATACGATCCTTGCGGCCGTCGCCATGCTGGTGCTGATCAAGGAGCGCGGCGAGGCGATCTATCGCCAGGCCTCGCGCACGGATGCGCTGACCGGCATCGCCAATCGCGGCTCGTTCCTCGAGGATGTGCGGGTGCACCTTTCCGGCAAGGGCGAGGGCACGCTGATGATCTTCGACCTCGACCGGTTCAAGGCGATCAACGATACCTATGGCCATGTCGCGGGCGATGCGGTGCTGAAGCGCTTTTCCGCCCGGGTTTCCTCCTGGCTGGACGAGGGCATGCTGTTCTGCCGGTTCGGCGGCGAGGAATTCGCGCTCTTCGCGCCGGGGCAGGGCGCCGAACGGGCGGAACCCTTCGCCGAAGCGCTCCTCCGCGAGATCGCCGCCATGTCGGTGACCTGCGAGGGGCGCGAGATCGGCGTTTCGGTCAGCATCGGCCTTGCCGATGTGGCGGCCTTCGGCGCGGATTTCGACCGCCTGCATTCGGCGGCCGACAGCGCGCTCTATGCTGCCAAGGAGGCCGGCCGCAACCGCGTGATGCTCGCCCGGCCCGGCGGAAACCTTACCGCGCTTGCCGAGCGCATGCGGATTTCCCCTGAGCAGAGTGGTATTTCCATAGCCGGCTAA
- a CDS encoding endonuclease/exonuclease/phosphatase family protein: MRILSLNVWGGMLHAPLLDYLAAVDADIYCLQEVPRAVAARSEWLTYRDGAVELQQRANLYREIAAVLPGHDGFFAPTARGGLMDGDRPCHQEFGLATFIRQDIAVIGQALDFVHGAFSPHGFGAHPRARNAHAFRLYDYKADRPLSVVQFHGLREIDGKGDTASRAAQAEALTTLIQRLHRREEGLILCGDFNVLPESRTFQTLSRLGLTDLVTTRGFTDTRTSHYTKPGRHADYMLVNATVPVADFTVVETPEVSDHRALLLTVD; encoded by the coding sequence ATGAGGATCCTGTCGCTGAATGTCTGGGGCGGGATGCTGCATGCGCCGCTCCTCGACTATCTCGCCGCCGTCGACGCCGATATCTATTGCCTGCAGGAGGTGCCGCGCGCCGTCGCCGCCCGTTCCGAATGGCTGACCTATCGCGACGGCGCAGTGGAGCTTCAGCAGCGCGCCAATCTCTACCGCGAGATCGCCGCCGTCCTGCCCGGTCACGACGGCTTCTTCGCCCCGACCGCCCGCGGTGGACTGATGGACGGCGATCGCCCCTGCCACCAGGAATTCGGCCTCGCCACCTTCATCCGGCAGGACATCGCCGTCATCGGCCAGGCGCTCGATTTCGTGCACGGCGCCTTCTCTCCGCACGGCTTCGGCGCCCATCCCCGCGCCCGCAACGCCCATGCCTTCCGGCTCTACGACTACAAGGCGGACCGCCCGCTTTCCGTTGTGCAGTTTCACGGGCTTCGCGAGATCGACGGCAAGGGCGACACGGCGAGCCGCGCTGCGCAGGCCGAAGCCCTTACGACCCTCATCCAGCGCCTTCATCGGCGGGAAGAAGGCCTTATCCTCTGCGGCGATTTCAACGTGCTTCCCGAAAGCCGCACCTTCCAAACCCTCTCGCGCCTCGGCCTCACCGATCTCGTCACGACTCGCGGCTTCACCGACACGCGCACGTCGCACTACACCAAGCCCGGCCGCCATGCGGACTACATGCTGGTGAATGCGACTGTGCCTGTCGCGGATTTCACCGTGGTGGAGACACCGGAGGTTTCCGACCACAGGGCGCTGCTGCTGACTGTCGATTGA
- the sthA gene encoding Si-specific NAD(P)(+) transhydrogenase → MQEYDLVVVGSGPAGRRGAIQAAKLGRKVLVIEQGKRVGGVSVHTGTIPSKTLRETALNLSGWRERGFYGRAYRVKQEISADDLRRRLLITLDHEVEVLEHQFARNRVQHIRGKAKFLTPETMEIVKDDGETMHVSGKSIMLAVGTKPYRPDNIPFDSESVLDSDELLDIKELPRSMAVIGAGVIGIEYATIFSALDTQVTVIDPKPTILDFIDREIVEDFIYQLRDRNMKLILGQKADKVEKLPNGKCEITLDNGRHVTCDMVLYAAGRVGATDSLNLAAAGLTADSRGRLSVNPETFQTEVPHIYAAGDVVGFPSLASTSMEQGRIAARVAVGAIAKEPPKYFPYGIYAVPEISTCGLTEEEVKERGIPYECGMARFRETSRGHIMGLDSGLLKMIFSLKTRRLLGVHIVGENATELVHIGQAVLNLKGTVEYFVENTFNYPTLAEAYKIAGLDAWNRMGDLSQTG, encoded by the coding sequence ATGCAGGAATATGATCTCGTCGTCGTGGGCAGCGGCCCCGCAGGCCGCCGCGGCGCCATCCAGGCAGCAAAGCTCGGACGCAAGGTGCTCGTCATCGAGCAGGGCAAGCGCGTCGGCGGCGTGTCGGTGCATACCGGCACGATCCCGTCGAAGACGCTGCGCGAAACGGCGCTCAACCTTTCCGGCTGGCGCGAGCGCGGCTTCTACGGCCGCGCCTACCGCGTGAAGCAGGAAATCAGCGCCGACGACCTGCGCCGCCGCCTGCTCATCACGCTCGACCACGAGGTGGAGGTGCTTGAACACCAGTTCGCCCGCAACCGCGTGCAGCATATCCGCGGCAAGGCGAAGTTCCTGACGCCCGAGACCATGGAGATCGTCAAGGACGACGGCGAGACCATGCATGTCAGCGGCAAGAGCATCATGCTCGCCGTCGGCACCAAGCCCTACCGCCCCGACAATATTCCCTTCGACAGCGAGAGCGTGCTCGACAGCGACGAGCTGCTCGACATCAAGGAACTGCCGCGCTCGATGGCCGTCATCGGCGCGGGCGTCATCGGCATCGAATATGCGACGATCTTCTCCGCGCTCGACACACAGGTGACGGTGATCGATCCGAAGCCGACCATCCTCGACTTCATCGACCGGGAAATCGTCGAGGACTTCATCTACCAGCTCCGCGACCGCAACATGAAGCTCATCCTCGGCCAGAAGGCCGACAAGGTGGAGAAGCTTCCCAACGGCAAATGCGAGATCACGCTGGACAACGGCCGCCACGTCACCTGCGACATGGTGCTCTATGCCGCCGGCCGCGTCGGGGCGACGGACAGCCTGAACCTTGCCGCCGCCGGCCTTACCGCCGATTCGCGCGGGCGCCTCAGCGTAAACCCGGAAACCTTCCAGACCGAGGTACCGCATATCTACGCCGCCGGCGACGTCGTCGGCTTCCCGAGCCTTGCCTCGACCTCGATGGAACAGGGCCGCATCGCCGCCCGCGTCGCTGTCGGAGCGATCGCCAAGGAGCCGCCGAAATATTTCCCCTACGGTATCTATGCCGTGCCGGAAATCTCCACCTGCGGCCTCACCGAGGAAGAGGTGAAGGAGCGCGGCATTCCCTATGAATGCGGCATGGCGCGCTTCCGCGAGACCTCGCGCGGCCACATCATGGGCCTCGATTCCGGCCTGCTGAAAATGATCTTCTCGCTGAAGACCCGCCGCCTGCTCGGCGTGCATATCGTCGGCGAAAACGCCACCGAGCTCGTCCATATCGGCCAGGCCGTCTTGAACCTGAAGGGCACCGTCGAATATTTCGTCGAGAACACCTTCAACTATCCGACGCTCGCCGAAGCCTACAAGATCGCCGGCCTCGACGCCTGGAACCGCATGGGCGACCTGTCCCAGACCGGCTGA
- the alaS gene encoding alanine--tRNA ligase, whose amino-acid sequence MSGVNEIRSTFLDYFRREGHEVVSSSPLVPRNDPTLMFTNAGMVQFKNVFTGLESRPYSTAVTAQKCVRAGGKHNDLDNVGYTARHHTFFEMLGNFSFGDYFKERAIELAWNLITKEFGIDKSRLLVTVYHTDDQAFDLWKKIAGFSDDRIIRIPTSDNFWAMGDTGPCGPCSEIFYDHGDHIWGGPPGSPEEDGDRFIEIWNLVFMQFEQITKDERLDLPRPSIDTGMGLERIAALLQGKHDNYDIDLFRALIDASVEATGVPAEGEARASHRVIADHLRSSAFLIADGVLPAKDGRGYVLRRIMRRAMRHAQLLGAKEPLMWKLLPTLVSEMGRAYPELQRAEALISETLKLEETRFRTTLERGLNLLSDATNTLHKGDTLDGETAFKLYDTYGFPLDLTQDALRGRGIGVDLSGFTDAMERQKAEARAHWAGSGEAATETVWFELREKLGATEFLGYDTETAEGVVQAIVSEGKTVDSAKAGDTVQLVFNQTPFYGESGGQMGDTGSIATDNARLAVSDTQKKGDGVFVHTATVTEGTIKVGDAVALTVDHARRSRLRANHSATHLLHEALREVLGTHVAQKGSLVAPERLRFDVSHPKPMTAEELRVIEDMANEIIVQNSPVTTRLMTVDDAIAEGAMALFGEKYGDEVRVVSMGTGIRGAKVNRPYSVELCGGTHVSSTGEIGLVRILSDSAVGSGVRRLEALTGESARAYLAEQDERVKALANALKAQPGEVLFRVEALVDERRRLERELTEAKKKLALSGGTAGGDDGVREVAGVKYLGKVVAGVEPKDLKSLADEGKKSLGSGVVTFVGVSPDGKASAVVAVTEDLTARFSAVDLVRRASEALGGKGGGGRPDMAQAGGPDGARATDAVEAVAAALAG is encoded by the coding sequence ATGAGCGGCGTGAATGAGATCCGGTCGACTTTCCTCGACTATTTCCGCAGGGAAGGCCACGAGGTCGTCTCGTCGAGCCCGCTCGTGCCGCGCAACGACCCGACCCTGATGTTCACCAATGCCGGCATGGTGCAGTTCAAGAACGTCTTCACCGGCCTGGAGTCGCGTCCCTATTCCACGGCGGTCACCGCGCAGAAATGCGTGCGCGCCGGCGGCAAGCACAACGACCTCGACAATGTCGGCTATACCGCGCGCCACCACACCTTCTTCGAGATGCTCGGTAACTTCTCCTTCGGCGACTACTTCAAGGAGCGCGCCATTGAGCTTGCCTGGAACCTGATCACCAAGGAATTCGGCATCGACAAGAGCCGGCTGCTCGTCACCGTCTACCACACGGACGACCAGGCCTTCGACCTCTGGAAGAAGATCGCCGGCTTTTCCGACGACCGCATCATCCGTATTCCGACCAGCGACAATTTCTGGGCGATGGGCGATACCGGCCCGTGCGGCCCCTGTTCGGAGATCTTCTACGATCATGGCGATCATATCTGGGGCGGCCCGCCCGGCTCGCCGGAAGAGGACGGCGACCGCTTCATCGAGATCTGGAACCTCGTCTTCATGCAGTTCGAGCAGATCACGAAGGACGAGCGCCTCGACCTGCCGCGTCCGTCCATCGACACCGGCATGGGCCTGGAGCGCATCGCCGCGCTGCTGCAGGGCAAGCATGACAACTACGATATCGACCTCTTCCGTGCACTGATCGACGCCTCCGTCGAGGCGACCGGCGTTCCGGCGGAGGGCGAGGCCCGCGCCAGCCACCGCGTCATCGCCGACCACCTGCGCTCCTCCGCCTTCCTGATCGCCGACGGCGTGCTGCCGGCCAAGGACGGCCGCGGCTATGTGCTGCGCCGCATCATGCGCCGCGCCATGCGTCATGCGCAGCTTCTCGGCGCGAAAGAACCGCTGATGTGGAAGCTGCTGCCGACGCTGGTCAGCGAGATGGGCCGCGCCTATCCGGAGCTGCAGCGCGCCGAAGCGCTGATCTCCGAGACGCTGAAGCTGGAGGAAACCCGTTTCCGCACCACGCTGGAGCGCGGCCTGAACCTTCTCTCCGACGCCACCAACACGCTGCACAAGGGCGATACGCTCGACGGCGAGACCGCCTTCAAGCTCTACGACACCTATGGCTTCCCGCTCGACCTGACGCAGGACGCGCTGCGCGGCCGCGGTATCGGCGTCGATCTTTCCGGCTTCACGGATGCCATGGAGCGCCAGAAGGCGGAAGCCCGCGCCCATTGGGCCGGCTCCGGCGAGGCGGCGACGGAAACCGTCTGGTTCGAGCTGCGCGAAAAGCTCGGCGCGACCGAATTCCTCGGCTACGACACGGAAACCGCCGAAGGCGTCGTCCAGGCGATCGTCAGCGAAGGCAAGACGGTCGACAGCGCCAAGGCCGGCGACACCGTCCAGCTCGTGTTCAACCAGACCCCGTTCTATGGCGAATCCGGCGGCCAGATGGGCGATACCGGCTCCATCGCCACCGACAATGCGCGTCTTGCGGTCAGCGATACCCAGAAGAAGGGTGATGGCGTCTTCGTCCACACCGCGACCGTCACCGAAGGCACGATCAAGGTCGGCGACGCCGTGGCGCTCACGGTCGATCACGCCCGCCGCTCGCGCCTGCGCGCCAACCATTCGGCAACGCACCTCCTGCACGAGGCGCTGCGCGAAGTGCTCGGCACCCATGTCGCCCAGAAGGGCTCGCTGGTCGCGCCCGAGCGCCTGCGCTTCGACGTCTCGCATCCCAAGCCCATGACGGCCGAGGAACTGCGCGTCATCGAGGACATGGCGAACGAGATCATCGTGCAGAATTCGCCGGTCACCACCCGCCTGATGACGGTGGACGACGCGATCGCCGAGGGCGCCATGGCGCTGTTCGGCGAAAAATACGGCGATGAGGTCCGCGTCGTCTCCATGGGCACCGGCATTCGCGGCGCCAAGGTCAACCGGCCCTATTCGGTCGAGCTGTGCGGCGGCACGCATGTCTCCTCCACGGGCGAGATCGGCCTCGTGCGCATCCTTTCCGACAGCGCCGTCGGCTCGGGCGTGCGCCGTCTGGAAGCGCTGACCGGGGAATCTGCCCGCGCCTATCTCGCCGAGCAGGACGAGCGCGTGAAGGCGCTCGCCAATGCGCTCAAGGCCCAGCCGGGCGAGGTTCTCTTCCGCGTCGAGGCGCTGGTCGACGAACGCCGCAGGCTGGAGCGCGAACTGACGGAAGCCAAGAAGAAGCTGGCGCTCTCCGGCGGCACGGCCGGCGGCGACGACGGCGTGCGCGAGGTTGCCGGCGTGAAATATCTCGGCAAGGTGGTCGCCGGCGTCGAGCCGAAGGACCTCAAGAGCCTTGCGGACGAAGGCAAGAAGAGCCTCGGCTCGGGCGTCGTCACCTTCGTCGGCGTCTCGCCCGATGGCAAGGCGAGCGCCGTGGTCGCCGTGACGGAAGACCTCACCGCCCGCTTCAGCGCCGTCGATCTCGTCCGCCGCGCCTCCGAGGCGCTCGGCGGCAAGGGCGGCGGCGGCCGTCCTGACATGGCGCAGGCCGGCGGGCCGGATGGTGCCAGGGCGACCGATGCGGTCGAGGCCGTCGCCGCGGCGCTGGCCGGCTAA